The genomic stretch ACGCTACCGAGCTTTAAACACCTAGATTTGGCAATAATTGCCGACtattacgatgtcgcgtaaaaagtGATCAGTGGTATGGGCCATTACCATAccagattgctgtcaaggggtaacttgtagtggaataagtaAGCTTTAGAGGGTAAACTGAACAAGTTCACTCGTGGATCAAAAGTTCCAGGGCGCGATAGGTAACACCTATAGCAGTTAACTGTTGTTTGgatttctgttaaaaaaattcaGTAGGGCAGGCATTCTGAAATTGGTGTTGTTCAAACCCGTGGCTTGAACAAAACCAATTTCATTGCACCATCAGTATATTAACGGACAATATGTAAACGCTATATCAAGAAACTCTTCCAAGATTTAGCTACGGTACCTACATACTTACTTGCAGGTGGAGACGCTCTAGATCACCTGCGATGTAAATATTTGGACATACACGTGCAATCTTTCCTTTGAGATATCGCTTGCGCTTGATAGTGCCCACTGAATGGACCCCTTTAAAACGGGACAGATTTTTGTCTGACAGCTAGCTTTGTAACGTTTTACTGTTAGCACGCCCTATAGAGCTCAGCCATAAATCATGTTTACTGTACCGTATTCCTTTTTTACATTCGTAACTTATGCAAATTTGTATGCCATTAGATCCGTTTGTTTTCGATCATGCGATGTTGACGTATAAAACGTGAcccatatattataatatcgacCAAttaaggggggggggggggggggggggggttaataatattttgtcacgCCATTAGTGAAGCGTATTAAGTATAGTGGGCGAggaacgcgggcaacaactatttttcataaaacaaatattttttacctaattatatttaatttcatcattTGTTACAGGTGGGCATATTTACTGCTGCAGTCCTTAACGTATTTTCTAAATCGTGGTACACTAGAAAATTTTTGGCAAGAAATAAAATGGACGGTTATAATATTCCAAAACACGGCACTGCTGGAGGTAAGCGGGAAGATTGTTTcacttaaacttaatttttttgtatcctACATTCCTTTAAATCACCTCCATCCATTATATTATGGAACACGGATAAGAAACTTAAAAGATACCTGGCCTCTTAAGGAACGGGTTATGtggaattttattttcataaatacctACCGCCAAAAGAATAAGTTGTTTAGAGCAAATTATTTTCAtcgttataaaaacataaaattaattttaaaaagaaataaataagttctGTTGCCATGCGAATTCTTTAACTTTTCTTCTAAGAGTTCGTTACCGAAACAATACAAAGATTTGTTTAAATTGTGTAtgtgtttgtatatttaaattgtaacgTTATCAGTAAAAATTAAGGATTAATTGTTAATCAGTATAAGGTTTTAAAACGCTGAAAGCAATTTGCTCTTAGattcttatttcaaaaaattaaacgCGTTTCTCATTTCCATATTCGTCGTGTAACATTTCACAttgtagtacctacttaattcaGACGCTTTAAGAATACCTACCATtgtattcaaattatatataggtataaatttatttaaattaatacatacGATAGAAGGTAGGTTAATTTAAAATACCGagttgatttaattaaataattgtaggtAGGAACTTACTTGTAAACTACTCATTTTCAAGAATGTACCTACATACGAGGAAAATTATTAGTTACTTTTAACAAATGAAGGACATGTAACTCTGTAAAACTGGCTATGATATGATTATATACATTGCAGAACGTAGCAAACTACAATGCGGCCTAAAATGCTATGTGGCCGTTCTGTCTATTTTTCCGAGTTCTTTCCGTTTTTGGAATTGTTAGttgactaaataaaattaaacatagccGAGATAATCAGTAAttcttacatataatatttttgttatttattcaataCCAAAGTTTTTAATAGGCAAATCATTAAGTAAACCTTACTAGAGAATGCGTTAGACTTAACAGGTTTAGCCACTTATTTAGTGAGATATATGCTTAAGAGTACTTAATACCtacctttgtttatttttttcttctgtaaAGAGTTTCGTAGATTTAATAACTgatttttagatttaatatcTATCTATTTGCTACATAACGTATGATTACTTAATAATCCTTAAAATAATGCCgggttaaaatattaatctggTGACTTCAAAACAGTAGAGGAAAAAAATCCTTGTTTGTTTGCTGAGTTTTTTGTAGCAgtctttgttacctatatttaaCTACTTCTTAAATTGACCTTTGGCTTTGACGTAATAACTTAATCTAAGTACAAGTTATGGAATCTCAAACTTTGCAGGCATCCAACATCCATACCAATAAATATAATCGAAGTTTCTGTCTGTAATTTAGAAATAACTGCCATATTATTATTCGAACGAAAGCGAAACCCAATCACACGATTTAAAAAAGGTTTCTGTCTGTACGTCTGGGCTAATCCTTGGAACGGCTTAAACGATTTTGGTTGAAAGTTTGCGAAAGCAACGTTGGGAATTGTATTGACTTCATACTCATTACATATAATATGATGTGCGTTCAGCTGTAGGTtcgattgtatttttaattttttattttagttgacTTATGcttattttatgcataataattaatattatgcataatctAATTGTAAATAGGTTTAACCCGCGACGtaaaagaatagatttataaacattaaaaagaggCCGATGTCGTTCTATCTCATTCGCACGCCCATAATATATTGTACGAAACAGCCGCTAGCATGGGCCGccttttataaatttcatctttattcattaacattttactattatgatgttttttttaagtattaaaatctaTGAAGTTCTTTAACGAGTCAATTTCGACTAACACCACGTTAGTATTGACTGTATTGATCAGTCTGAAAGGCTTTTTTTCAATCAATTGAAATCCTTATGGATACCACCGCATCACGGGACGGCGCAGAGGTTTTGTCAGACTCTTACTGATTTAACCACCGCTGTTGCCGTACTCACTGTTTGACGACGgagccacgggaacgctttatATCCGAAACATCCTCCCGCTCCCGGCCTTCCATCCTGGGGTGACATTTGAACATATGCGTATACCGTACATCTGTACTGTATTTTGAGATGGAAGTTGTCAAAATTTTTCACAAATCCGTTTATTCTATCTAGGTTCTGCATGCAGCAATCAGATTGGTCCCTTCCAGCGTTTTCGTAGTACTGATGCAAGTCTACTCCAGAGTGTTCCTGGTTGCCGGCGTCTTGCTCGCTACTGAAGCTGCCACAATCAGTCCAGGCCTCCCCCTTTGCGTCCTCGCGTGGTCTGTAACAGAAATAATCAGATACGCATATTACGCACTCAATTTGGTTAATGCAGTACCACCGCTACTTACTTTTTTCAGGTAAGAACCATAGTCACTTAAGAGTcttttttacagaaataatatgGGATGAAGAACTTAGAAACGAACTCCAAGTTAGAAACGATAAGCGAAAATGTTTTGGAAAACTTACTGAGTAGATATACTTAGTCGTGCAATGCTGCCAAAAATTCTGGCTGAATTGCCGCGCTGAACATCCGGACTGATCATTTGCGCAAACAATGATCAAACCCTTCAATCACCATTTAAGGCATTAAACAAGCTCGTTCTCGTAAAAATGTTTGGCACTAAGACTTCATAGCCAAGGCAAACGGGAGAAAAACGAAACACCATGGGAGAGGTATGCTGGATCCAGCCATCTCGGCTACAATCCCCGGTCTTTATGCATGCATTGTACAATTATTATCGTCATCCTCAACATTATCATTACCAACCGGTTACCGGTCCACTCTATAGTACACAGGTCTGCTGCCAGAATGAGGAAGGTGCAGGTcgtagtgcaccacgctggccgagtgcggattggtggactttacacgcctttgcgaacattatggtgaactgtAGGGTAGTGTAGGTagtgcaggtttactcacgattgtttccttcactgttaatgCAAGTAATATTTAGGTTATCGTATAAATTGctctgaaaagtaagaggttcGTGCcagtccccccgaaagggaggccgaagccaTAACTACAAGGCTAGCCACGCTTACTTttttaacacaatttttaaaaaaaaaagcttttaaaaaaaaaactcttatacAACAATGGCATTATTAGAAGTCTCCCATGCAGCACCCCTACAATTGCCTCGGAGACGCATAAAGGTGCAACCTTAACAGAGAATTGAGAAACAATAATTTTGCCTAAAAAAAgtacaataacatttttttttgtttcccaGGTATAGCTTTAAGAATTAACTTTATGTAATGCAtttattctaaatttttttcagGTACTCAACTTTCCTCGTTCTATATCCTCTGGGCATAACTGGAGAATTGCTTTGTATGTACCATTCACTAGAAGAAATTGCCGAGAAACAACTGTTCACTGTGTCAATGCCAAATAAATGGAACGTTatcttcaattattactatttccTAGTATTTTACATGTTACTCTACATACCATTCTTCCCTTACCTCTTTGGACACATGTTAAAGCAGCGAAAGAAAATACTCGGAGATATTTCGAAGAAATTGGCATAATCTGTTTTTAGTagaattgttatttatattaatttatttatgcgcATTTCTTTACATGCTCCAATTTGGTTTAGATCgctcaattaatattattatatgaactTTTTATTAGTGCGTAAGCGTTAGACTGACCTGTCATATTGATAGGCTAAAATCACAATCACCCATACCTCTTTAAGtgctttataatatatcatacaatattcttatttgttacaaaaattGCCAT from Pararge aegeria chromosome 4, ilParAegt1.1, whole genome shotgun sequence encodes the following:
- the LOC120623443 gene encoding very-long-chain (3R)-3-hydroxyacyl-CoA dehydratase hpo-8; its protein translation is MSSSSTKKAKHTELSFLGKSYLIAYNGVQTLGWAYLLLQSLTYFLNRGTLENFWQEIKWTVIIFQNTALLEVLHAAIRLVPSSVFVVLMQVYSRVFLVAGVLLATEAATISPGLPLCVLAWSVTEIIRYAYYALNLVNAVPPLLTFFRYSTFLVLYPLGITGELLCMYHSLEEIAEKQLFTVSMPNKWNVIFNYYYFLVFYMLLYIPFFPYLFGHMLKQRKKILGDISKKLA